Proteins encoded by one window of Sphingomonas ginkgonis:
- a CDS encoding DNA gyrase inhibitor YacG, with translation MSRSPSTQSKPCPLCGQPAEPAHAPFCSRGCKDRDLLQWLGEGYRIPGPPADPGLDSGPEHD, from the coding sequence ATGAGCCGTTCGCCCTCCACCCAGTCCAAGCCCTGCCCGCTGTGCGGACAGCCCGCCGAACCCGCGCATGCGCCGTTCTGCAGCCGCGGGTGCAAGGACCGCGACCTCTTGCAATGGCTTGGCGAGGGATACCGGATTCCGGGCCCGCCGGCTGATCCCGGGCTGGACAGCGGCCCTGAGCACGATTAG
- a CDS encoding PAS domain-containing protein, with amino-acid sequence MSTTIPPDFDDPDLAKKVEQLGTDVIDELPFGVIRLDDEGVVQLFSRSEAKLSGYGSRPALGRRFFLDVAPCMNNDRFVGRIEAARKRGDLDIEFGFVGDFSDRDRELRVRVQPAAAGGYWLFMQREH; translated from the coding sequence ATGTCGACAACGATTCCCCCTGATTTCGACGATCCGGATCTGGCGAAAAAGGTCGAGCAGCTCGGCACCGACGTGATCGACGAACTGCCGTTCGGGGTCATCCGCCTCGACGACGAGGGCGTCGTCCAGCTGTTCAGCCGGAGCGAGGCGAAACTCTCCGGCTACGGCTCGCGTCCCGCGCTCGGCCGCCGCTTCTTCCTCGACGTCGCACCCTGCATGAACAACGACCGCTTCGTCGGCCGCATCGAGGCCGCCCGGAAGCGCGGCGATCTCGACATCGAGTTCGGCTTCGTCGGCGATTTCTCGGACCGCGACCGCGAGTTGCGGGTCCGGGTCCAGCCGGCCGCGGCGGGCGGATACTGGCTGTTCATGCAGCGCGAGCATTGA
- a CDS encoding response regulator — translation MSETATVSHRYERTEAPGRDKQARLSALERYFLVDTPREPVFDRIVELAADFCDTPIAAFNLVGDGREWIKAEVGLGRDHWPFAPSICAHAVQAAGSFAVPDLNGDERFSRHPLVTGHGLRFYACVCLETDDGYALGTLCVADREPRPTGLLPRQARLLELLARQVMTELELRRSRASREAESEQRTRSLQLIAQELTEETASREAAQDLLLQAQKMEALGQVVSGVAHDINNVLAAVQGAFAILGKRVGDEQLRFVIEQGHRAGDRAGAIVRQMLSFARHEPVRPRVLRLQDVLPPLETMLCHAIGRRHRCSLMVAEDCQPVLADPHQLDVALLNLAINARDAMPTPGVLAIRAANDRDGRVRISVTDSGIGMSEHVLERAREPFFTTKGSAGTGLGLAQVHSFAATAGGLVEMRSTLAQGTTVSILLPPSAVELTDVTRVAVPSELQGNATILLVDDDDQVRAITAELLRDQGYQVREARNGPAALAYAALNPIDLLLTDIAMPGMEGPDLARHLRHDREDLPVLFASALAEALDPAAGLMLVKPFTPEELSLHVLEALGRLPAGSAKRLSGGPLEPPRLVRHLRDDRLRLAYERWAAIRGTRRLPSLDDFDVDGLALDEMMFCTVEPGTPEAKVRVDRLGEALERRLGRPLDGLPLAIGDEDLFGSMSGAYRRCQATLAPEYDWARFRMGGESIRIDRLVLPFAADSIRVSHLVGVILFTEPSEGARHVDNDSP, via the coding sequence ATGAGCGAGACCGCAACGGTTTCCCATCGGTATGAGCGTACGGAAGCGCCGGGCCGGGACAAGCAGGCCCGGCTTTCGGCGCTGGAGCGCTACTTCCTCGTCGACACGCCTCGCGAACCGGTGTTCGACCGCATCGTCGAACTCGCCGCCGACTTCTGCGACACCCCGATTGCGGCCTTTAATCTGGTCGGCGACGGGCGCGAGTGGATCAAGGCCGAAGTCGGTCTCGGCCGCGACCATTGGCCGTTCGCCCCCTCCATCTGCGCCCACGCGGTTCAGGCGGCAGGATCCTTCGCCGTCCCCGACCTCAACGGTGACGAGCGCTTCTCCCGGCACCCGCTGGTGACCGGTCACGGCCTTCGCTTCTACGCCTGCGTGTGCCTCGAGACGGATGACGGCTATGCGCTCGGCACGCTCTGCGTCGCCGACCGGGAACCGCGCCCGACCGGGCTTCTCCCGCGCCAGGCGCGGCTTCTGGAACTGCTTGCCCGCCAGGTGATGACCGAACTGGAGCTGCGCCGCTCGCGCGCCAGCCGCGAGGCGGAGTCGGAGCAGCGCACCCGTTCCCTCCAGTTGATCGCCCAGGAGCTCACCGAGGAGACCGCAAGCCGCGAGGCCGCGCAGGACCTGCTGCTCCAGGCGCAGAAGATGGAGGCGCTCGGCCAGGTCGTGAGCGGGGTCGCCCACGACATCAACAATGTCCTTGCGGCCGTGCAGGGTGCCTTCGCCATTCTCGGCAAGCGGGTCGGCGACGAGCAGCTACGCTTCGTCATCGAGCAGGGCCACCGCGCGGGCGACCGTGCCGGCGCGATCGTCCGGCAGATGCTGTCCTTCGCCCGGCACGAGCCGGTCCGACCGCGGGTGCTGCGCCTGCAGGACGTCCTCCCCCCGCTGGAAACGATGCTCTGCCACGCGATCGGCCGCCGCCATCGCTGTTCGCTGATGGTCGCCGAGGACTGCCAGCCGGTGCTCGCCGACCCGCATCAGCTCGACGTCGCCCTGCTCAACCTGGCGATCAACGCCCGCGACGCCATGCCGACGCCCGGCGTGCTCGCGATCCGTGCTGCCAATGATCGCGACGGCCGGGTCCGGATCAGTGTAACCGACAGCGGCATCGGGATGAGCGAGCATGTGCTGGAGCGGGCCCGCGAGCCCTTCTTCACCACCAAGGGGAGCGCGGGCACTGGGCTCGGCCTGGCGCAGGTCCACAGCTTTGCCGCCACGGCAGGCGGCCTGGTGGAGATGCGAAGCACGCTCGCGCAGGGGACAACCGTGTCGATCCTGCTGCCGCCCAGCGCGGTCGAGCTGACCGACGTTACGCGCGTCGCGGTCCCCTCGGAGCTGCAGGGCAATGCCACCATCCTCCTGGTCGACGATGACGATCAGGTGCGCGCGATCACGGCGGAGCTGCTGCGCGACCAGGGTTATCAGGTCCGGGAGGCGCGCAACGGGCCGGCAGCGCTCGCCTACGCCGCGCTCAATCCGATCGACCTGCTGCTGACCGACATCGCGATGCCCGGAATGGAAGGCCCGGATCTCGCGCGCCATCTCCGCCATGATCGCGAGGACCTGCCGGTATTGTTCGCCAGCGCGCTGGCCGAGGCATTGGACCCGGCCGCCGGGCTGATGCTGGTCAAGCCGTTCACCCCGGAGGAGCTCTCGCTCCACGTGCTCGAGGCGCTCGGCCGGCTGCCGGCGGGGTCGGCGAAGCGGTTGTCGGGTGGCCCGCTCGAGCCGCCGCGACTGGTCCGCCATCTGCGCGACGACCGGCTGCGGCTCGCCTATGAGCGCTGGGCGGCAATCCGCGGGACGCGTCGTCTTCCGTCCCTCGACGACTTTGATGTCGACGGGCTGGCGCTGGACGAGATGATGTTCTGCACGGTCGAACCGGGCACGCCCGAGGCGAAGGTGCGCGTCGACCGGCTCGGCGAAGCACTGGAGCGCCGGCTCGGCCGTCCGCTGGACGGATTGCCGCTCGCGATCGGCGATGAGGATCTGTTCGGCTCGATGAGCGGCGCTTACCGCCGCTGCCAGGCCACGCTCGCCCCGGAATATGACTGGGCGCGCTTCCGCATGGGCGGCGAATCAATCCGCATCGACCGCCTGGTCCTCCCCTTCGCGGCGGACAGCATTCGGGTATCGCATCTTGTCGGCGTGATTCTGTTCACCGAGCCATCGGAGGGCGCCCGCCATGTCGACAACGATTCCCCCTGA
- a CDS encoding ribonuclease E/G yields MPEWLVEHGLGEDRAVLVERGTIIEARIDLPGVVRAGTLLPARLRRCGVPALAQAGAAEYLLPRGAGVLSEGAACTIEVTRETIPGPEAWKRPLAALADAGGPTEEPPSPARTLVFPAPTDELEGLGWSDLLEEARSGIVRFPGGELRLHLTPAMTLIDVDGTLPPLSLAKEAATAAARAIRRLGIGGSIGIDFPTVTGKAERQLVAAALDDALPKPFERTAVNGFGFLQLVRPRRRASLLEHAADRSGFEARALLRRAVQGSGVLTIRAYPGIVHWLETRPDLLALLARQRGGAVQLVAAPELKIGRAELA; encoded by the coding sequence TTGCCTGAGTGGCTGGTCGAGCATGGCCTGGGCGAGGACCGGGCCGTGCTCGTCGAACGCGGTACCATCATCGAGGCGCGGATCGACCTTCCCGGCGTGGTGCGCGCCGGAACGCTCCTCCCAGCCCGCTTGCGGAGGTGCGGCGTTCCCGCGCTCGCCCAAGCCGGTGCCGCCGAATATCTCCTGCCGCGCGGCGCCGGGGTGCTCAGCGAAGGCGCGGCCTGCACGATCGAGGTGACCCGGGAGACCATCCCCGGACCGGAAGCCTGGAAGCGCCCGCTCGCAGCCCTTGCTGACGCCGGCGGACCGACCGAAGAGCCGCCGTCGCCCGCACGCACCCTCGTGTTTCCCGCGCCGACCGACGAACTCGAAGGACTCGGCTGGTCGGATCTGCTGGAGGAGGCGCGGAGCGGGATCGTCCGCTTTCCCGGCGGGGAGCTGCGCCTCCATCTCACGCCGGCGATGACCCTGATCGACGTCGACGGAACGCTGCCTCCGCTCTCGCTGGCCAAGGAAGCCGCGACCGCCGCAGCCAGGGCCATTCGCCGGCTCGGGATCGGCGGCTCGATCGGGATCGATTTTCCGACGGTGACGGGCAAGGCCGAACGCCAGCTGGTCGCCGCCGCCCTCGACGACGCGCTGCCGAAGCCGTTCGAGCGAACCGCGGTGAACGGCTTCGGCTTCCTCCAGCTGGTCCGCCCGCGTCGCCGTGCCTCGCTCCTCGAGCATGCCGCCGACCGCTCCGGATTCGAGGCACGGGCGCTGCTCCGTCGAGCGGTGCAGGGCTCGGGCGTCCTCACCATCCGCGCCTATCCGGGCATCGTGCACTGGCTGGAGACCCGACCCGACCTCCTGGCGCTCCTCGCCCGGCAGCGCGGCGGAGCCGTGCAGCTGGTCGCCGCGCCCGAGCTCAAGATCGGCCGGGCGGAACTGGCCTAG
- a CDS encoding Maf family protein, whose protein sequence is MRLVLASASPRRLDLLARIGVVPDAVLPADIDESVPAGELPRDHALRLAAEKAAVVAAREPEALVLAADTVVAVGRRILPKVEDEETLRACMALLSGRRHRVMTGVALAASGQTLRTRVVETIITMKRLSAEEIDHYAGHGEWRGKAGGYALQGYGEVYVRHMSGSYSNVVGLPLAETRHLLKAAGHSLA, encoded by the coding sequence ATGCGGCTGGTCCTCGCGTCGGCCAGCCCGCGCCGGCTCGATCTGCTGGCCCGGATCGGCGTCGTTCCCGACGCCGTCCTTCCCGCCGACATCGACGAGAGCGTGCCTGCCGGCGAGCTCCCACGAGACCATGCGCTGCGCCTCGCCGCCGAGAAGGCGGCGGTCGTCGCCGCTCGCGAGCCCGAGGCGCTGGTACTGGCTGCCGACACAGTGGTCGCCGTCGGCCGGCGGATCCTGCCCAAGGTCGAGGACGAAGAGACCCTGCGCGCCTGCATGGCGCTCCTCTCCGGACGCCGCCATCGGGTCATGACCGGGGTCGCGCTGGCCGCTTCAGGCCAGACGCTGCGGACCCGCGTCGTCGAGACGATCATCACCATGAAGCGCCTGTCCGCCGAGGAGATCGACCATTATGCCGGGCATGGCGAGTGGCGCGGCAAGGCCGGTGGCTACGCGCTGCAGGGCTATGGCGAGGTCTATGTCCGCCACATGAGCGGTAGCTATTCCAACGTCGTCGGCCTGCCGCTCGCCGAGACGCGCCACCTGCTCAAGGCCGCGGGACACTCCCTTGCCTGA
- the infA gene encoding translation initiation factor IF-1 yields the protein MAKEELLEMRGRVVELLPNAMFRVELENGHEILGHTAGKMRKNRIRVLTGDEVLVELTPYDLTKGRITYRFMPGRGGPGPQG from the coding sequence ATGGCCAAGGAAGAACTTCTCGAGATGCGCGGCCGGGTGGTCGAACTGCTGCCCAACGCCATGTTCCGCGTCGAGCTCGAGAATGGTCATGAAATCCTCGGCCACACCGCCGGCAAGATGCGCAAGAACCGCATTCGCGTTCTCACCGGGGACGAGGTACTGGTCGAACTCACGCCCTACGACCTGACCAAGGGCCGGATCACCTATCGCTTCATGCCCGGTCGCGGGGGCCCCGGCCCGCAAGGCTGA